One stretch of Cyclopterus lumpus isolate fCycLum1 chromosome 10, fCycLum1.pri, whole genome shotgun sequence DNA includes these proteins:
- the LOC117737570 gene encoding homeobox protein CHOX-CAD-like, with translation MYPNSQSARQPAQTLSLNSQYFPPSYDFTGYHHVPGVGDPSTSGWNSVYAPREEYPFSFPGSSPNTGQVNFSSPELSVTPHAAGGTYNFISGQDPFSSRRRPHELIRPSFTGTKTRTKDKYRVVYTDHQRLELEKEFQCNRYITMRRKSELSMLLSLSERQVKIWFQNRRAKERKINRKRLQNSQQASTTTPTPPALGGPADTHINNSPSNNILSNTISEDY, from the exons ATGTACCCGAACTCACAGTCGGCCAGACAACCGGCTCAGACACTGTCACTGAACAGTCAGTACTTCCCACCATCGTATGACTTCACCGGTTATCATCATGTCCCGGGAGTCGGCGACCCGTCGACAAGTGGCTGGAACTCCGTCTACGCTCCCCGGGAGGAGTATCCGTTCAGCTTCCCGGGGTCAAGCCCCAACACCGGGCAGGTCAACTTCTCCTCCCCGGAGCTGAGCGTCACGCCTCACGCCGCTGGAGGAACGTACAACTTCATCTCCGGACAGGACCCCTTCAGCTCCAGGAGGAGACCACATGAACTCATCAGACCGTCCTTTACAG GAACGAAGACACGCACTAAAGACAAGTACAGGGTGGTGTACACTGACCACCAACGcctggagctggagaaggagtttCAATGCAACCGATATATCAccatgaggaggaagagcgagCTGTCAATGTTGCTGAGCCTCTCTGAGAGACAG GTGAAGATTTGGTTTCAGAACAGACGTGCCAAAGAGAGGAAGATAAACCGCAAGAGGCTGCAGAATTCCCAGCAGGCCTCCACAacaacccccaccccaccagCTCTGGGTGGACCCGCTGACACCCACATCAACAACAGCCCCAGCAACAACATTTTGTCGAACACTATATCAGAGGACTACTAG
- the LOC117737932 gene encoding uncharacterized protein LOC117737932 isoform X2, with protein MEAVVGLVVMLLGVSHGVVTHCDGTQDRAQCYGALGGTVVLQLMNKHSNLLRYQLLNKTHIILSVRKNISESNLIANRSFVTPKNGTFMICQLSRTDGGEYTLKTFDLNGQKSARTLQLTIQAPVSSVGLVSQCLSQGEMEVSCSSQGADSPQYSWTLDGKALTDFELLTGNTETHKITLRQHVSGRLVCSVWNNVSSDLKEVNISTCGFLYINCTSPNGTHISQWVYAANNTQCIEPTAASTTITATSHPETFYLQITAYVLAVLVLLLVVGVAVVCAQRKKQNNKPKEEGDQELIYADVRIVQRPGRQPQQRAEMEVEYGEVMLSERRRPTVEPAEDECMYAKVRKGR; from the exons gTGTAGTAACCCACTGTGATGGCACACAGGACAGAGCTCAGTGTTATGGAGCTTTGGGAGGAACTGTGGTCCTCCAGCTGATGAACAAACACTCTAACTTACTTAGATACCAATTGTTGAATAAAACCCACATAATACTGAGTGTGAGAAAGAATATCTCTGAATCTAATCTGATAGCAAACAGATCCTTCGTTACACCCAAAAATGGAACATTTATGATCTGTCAACTGAGCAGGACTGATGGTGGTGAATATACACTTAAGACCTTTGATTTAAATGGACAGAAATCAGCGCGGACTCTACAGTTAACCATTCAAG ctcctgtgtcctctgtcggGCTGGTCTCTCAGTGTCTGTCccagggagagatggaggtgtCCTGCTCCTCTCAGGGAGCGGACAGTCCTCAGTACAGCTGGACTCTGGATGGAAAAGCTCTGACAGACTTTGAGCTCCTCACTGGAAACACTGAGACTCACAAAATCACTCTGAGACAACACGTCTCAGGACGGCTGGTCTGCTCGGTCTGGAATAACGTCAGTAGTGACTTAAAGGAAGTGAACATATCTACCTgtg GCTTCCTATACATAAACTGCACCTCACCCAATGGGACGCACATATCACAGTGGGTGTATGCAGCCAATAATACGCAGTGTATTGAGCCAACAGCAGCTTCCACCACAATCACAGCAACCTCCCATCCTG AAACATTCTACTTACAAATAACAGCTTATGTACTGGCTGTACTTGTACTTCTGTTAGTAGTCGGGGTGGCTGTAGTCTGTGCTCAgaggaaaaagcaaaacaacaaacctAAAG AAGAAGGTGACCAGGAATTGATATATGCTGATGTGAGGATTGTGCAGCGACCGGGGAGGCAGCCGCAGCAAAGAGCCGAGATGGAGGTGGAGTACGGCGAAGTCATGCTGTCAGAGCGACGTCGACCGACTGTTGAACCAGCAGAAGATGAGTGCATGTACGCCAAAGTCCGTAAAGGCAGGTGA
- the LOC117737932 gene encoding uncharacterized protein LOC117737932 isoform X1 translates to MEAVVGLVVMLLGVSHGVVTHCDGTQDRAQCYGALGGTVVLQLMNKHSNLLRYQLLNKTHIILSVRKNISESNLIANRSFVTPKNGTFMICQLSRTDGGEYTLKTFDLNGQKSARTLQLTIQAPVSSVGLVSQCLSQGEMEVSCSSQGADSPQYSWTLDGKALTDFELLTGNTETHKITLRQHVSGRLVCSVWNNVSSDLKEVNISTCGFLYINCTSPNGTHISQWVYAANNTQCIEPTAASTTITATSHPGKESGITVSINPTNSTSSNNTVTHPPTDDSWDIIKTFYLQITAYVLAVLVLLLVVGVAVVCAQRKKQNNKPKEEGDQELIYADVRIVQRPGRQPQQRAEMEVEYGEVMLSERRRPTVEPAEDECMYAKVRKGR, encoded by the exons gTGTAGTAACCCACTGTGATGGCACACAGGACAGAGCTCAGTGTTATGGAGCTTTGGGAGGAACTGTGGTCCTCCAGCTGATGAACAAACACTCTAACTTACTTAGATACCAATTGTTGAATAAAACCCACATAATACTGAGTGTGAGAAAGAATATCTCTGAATCTAATCTGATAGCAAACAGATCCTTCGTTACACCCAAAAATGGAACATTTATGATCTGTCAACTGAGCAGGACTGATGGTGGTGAATATACACTTAAGACCTTTGATTTAAATGGACAGAAATCAGCGCGGACTCTACAGTTAACCATTCAAG ctcctgtgtcctctgtcggGCTGGTCTCTCAGTGTCTGTCccagggagagatggaggtgtCCTGCTCCTCTCAGGGAGCGGACAGTCCTCAGTACAGCTGGACTCTGGATGGAAAAGCTCTGACAGACTTTGAGCTCCTCACTGGAAACACTGAGACTCACAAAATCACTCTGAGACAACACGTCTCAGGACGGCTGGTCTGCTCGGTCTGGAATAACGTCAGTAGTGACTTAAAGGAAGTGAACATATCTACCTgtg GCTTCCTATACATAAACTGCACCTCACCCAATGGGACGCACATATCACAGTGGGTGTATGCAGCCAATAATACGCAGTGTATTGAGCCAACAGCAGCTTCCACCACAATCACAGCAACCTCCCATCCTGGTAAGGAGTCTGGCATCACAGTGTCAATTAACCCCACTAATAGCACATCCTCCAATAACACTGTGACTCACCCCCCAACTGATGACTCATGGGACATTATTA AAACATTCTACTTACAAATAACAGCTTATGTACTGGCTGTACTTGTACTTCTGTTAGTAGTCGGGGTGGCTGTAGTCTGTGCTCAgaggaaaaagcaaaacaacaaacctAAAG AAGAAGGTGACCAGGAATTGATATATGCTGATGTGAGGATTGTGCAGCGACCGGGGAGGCAGCCGCAGCAAAGAGCCGAGATGGAGGTGGAGTACGGCGAAGTCATGCTGTCAGAGCGACGTCGACCGACTGTTGAACCAGCAGAAGATGAGTGCATGTACGCCAAAGTCCGTAAAGGCAGGTGA
- the LOC117737932 gene encoding uncharacterized protein LOC117737932 isoform X3 — protein sequence MEAVVGLVVMLLGVSHGVVTHCDGTQDRAQCYGALGGTVVLQLMNKHSNLLRYQLLNKTHIILSVRKNISESNLIANRSFVTPKNGTFMICQLSRTDGGEYTLKTFDLNGQKSARTLQLTIQAPVSSVGLVSQCLSQGEMEVSCSSQGADSPQYSWTLDGKALTDFELLTGNTETHKITLRQHVSGRLVCSVWNNVSSDLKEVNISTCGFLYINCTSPNGTHISQWVYAANNTQCIEPTAASTTITATSHPAYVLAVLVLLLVVGVAVVCAQRKKQNNKPKEEGDQELIYADVRIVQRPGRQPQQRAEMEVEYGEVMLSERRRPTVEPAEDECMYAKVRKGR from the exons gTGTAGTAACCCACTGTGATGGCACACAGGACAGAGCTCAGTGTTATGGAGCTTTGGGAGGAACTGTGGTCCTCCAGCTGATGAACAAACACTCTAACTTACTTAGATACCAATTGTTGAATAAAACCCACATAATACTGAGTGTGAGAAAGAATATCTCTGAATCTAATCTGATAGCAAACAGATCCTTCGTTACACCCAAAAATGGAACATTTATGATCTGTCAACTGAGCAGGACTGATGGTGGTGAATATACACTTAAGACCTTTGATTTAAATGGACAGAAATCAGCGCGGACTCTACAGTTAACCATTCAAG ctcctgtgtcctctgtcggGCTGGTCTCTCAGTGTCTGTCccagggagagatggaggtgtCCTGCTCCTCTCAGGGAGCGGACAGTCCTCAGTACAGCTGGACTCTGGATGGAAAAGCTCTGACAGACTTTGAGCTCCTCACTGGAAACACTGAGACTCACAAAATCACTCTGAGACAACACGTCTCAGGACGGCTGGTCTGCTCGGTCTGGAATAACGTCAGTAGTGACTTAAAGGAAGTGAACATATCTACCTgtg GCTTCCTATACATAAACTGCACCTCACCCAATGGGACGCACATATCACAGTGGGTGTATGCAGCCAATAATACGCAGTGTATTGAGCCAACAGCAGCTTCCACCACAATCACAGCAACCTCCCATCCTG CTTATGTACTGGCTGTACTTGTACTTCTGTTAGTAGTCGGGGTGGCTGTAGTCTGTGCTCAgaggaaaaagcaaaacaacaaacctAAAG AAGAAGGTGACCAGGAATTGATATATGCTGATGTGAGGATTGTGCAGCGACCGGGGAGGCAGCCGCAGCAAAGAGCCGAGATGGAGGTGGAGTACGGCGAAGTCATGCTGTCAGAGCGACGTCGACCGACTGTTGAACCAGCAGAAGATGAGTGCATGTACGCCAAAGTCCGTAAAGGCAGGTGA